The following are encoded in a window of Danio aesculapii chromosome 12, fDanAes4.1, whole genome shotgun sequence genomic DNA:
- the ercc4 gene encoding DNA repair endonuclease XPF, which translates to MAGALLEYETEMFLSVFSTDGLLITAEGLGIDRLLLHFMKVYSEEGSLVLLLNTSTPEQEYLTERLRAEGVSHLPQTVTSDVQSADRYNVYTKGGVLFVTSRILVVDFLTDRIPAHLITGILVYRAHKIIESCQEAFILRLYRQKNKTGFIKAFTDKATSFSSGFCKVERVMRNLFVKKLFLWPRFQASVNATLDKHKPDVVELHVTVTPAMRAIQSSILDIMNACLKELKRYNPTLEAEDLSLENSLGTAFEKTIRHYLDPLWHQLGSRTKSLVQDLKILRTLLLYLTQYDCVTFLNLLESLRTSQKSFGSNSGWLFLDSSMSMFINARSRVYRIQQSKKKLKVGETEQKQNLAPPKRELVLEKNPKWEALTEVLQEIETENSKSEHEPGRVLICASDDRTCAQLKEYIQKGPEHLLNRLYSRTIGKENPQPDLLKLDKGWQKKDSAKSKGKNGRQKRSKANSKKPAKVEKLSRDSQDDGADKDLNENSEDEGGLIEEAEEEEEEIVLNLSSDDYYGILKEPLTVIHPLKGCSDPYSLTRVLHEVDPMFVVLYDAELSFVRQLEIYKACRPGKPLRVYFLIYGGSTEEQRYLTALNKEKQAFEHLIREKASMVVPEEREGREDTNLDLVRSQEPASAATNTRKAGGLEEVKESHRIIVDMREFRSELPSLLHRRGLDIEPVTLEVGDYILTSDICVERKSVSDLIGSLQSGRLYTQCLSMTRFYRRPVLLIEFDPTKPFSLVARSDFRQEISANDVTSKLTLLTLHFPRLRLLWCPSPYVTAELFQELKHGRPEPDASAAQAITAESETVTESADLYNPGPYDFLLRMPGVSVKNFKSLIKHVSCLADLVTFSQETLSEILASSSNARMLYEFIHNPMDVRPIQKNK; encoded by the exons ATGGCGGGTGCTCTGCTGGAGTATGAGACGGAGATGTTTCTGAGCGTGTTCAGCACAGACGGGCTGCTGATCACGGCTGAAGGACTCGGCATTGACCGCCTTCTGCTGCACTTCATGAAGGTGTATTCTGAGGAGGGCAGCCTGGTGCTCTTACTGAACACCAGCACTCCCGAACAG GAGTATTTGACGGAGCGGCTGCGAGCTGAAGGAGTCAGTCATCTTCCTCAGACTGTGACCAGTGATGTGCAGAGCGCTGACAGATATAACGTCTACACTAAAGGAGGAGTGCTGTTTGTCACCAGCCGAATCCTAGTGGTGGATTTCCTGACCGACAGAATCCCTGCTCACCTCATAACag GAATCCTGGTGTACCGTGCTCATAAGATCATTGAGTCTTGTCAGGAGGCTTTCATTCTGAGACTTTATCGGCAGAAAAACAAGACAGGCTTCATCAAGGCCTTTACAGATAAAGCCACTTCCTTCTCTTCAGGCTTCTGTAAAGTTGAGCGCGTCATGAGAAACCTGTTTGTGAAGAAACTTTTTCTCTGGCCAAG ATTCCAAGCATCAGTGAATGCAACGCTAGACAAACACAAGCCAGATGTAGTGGAACTTCATGTGACTGTGACTCCAGCAATGAGAGCCATTCAGAGCTCGATTCTGGACATCATGAATGCCTGCCTGAAAGAGCTGAAGCGCTATAACCCCACACTGGAAGCAGAAGACCTTTCTTTAGAGAACAGCCTGGGCACTGCCTTTGAGAAA ACAATTCGACATTACCTTGACCCACTGTGGCATCAGCTGGGGTCCAGGACCAAATCTCTTGTTCAGGACCTGAAGATTTTAAGAACCCTTCTTCTCTACCTCACTCAGTATGACTGTGTCACCTTCCTAAATCTGCTGGAGTCTCTGAGAACCAGCCAGAAAAGTTTTGGTAGTAATTCAG GTTGGTTATTCCTGGACTCAAGCATGTCTATGTTTATAAATGCTCGCAGTCGCGTGTATCGCATTCAGCAgtcaaagaaaaaactaaaagttGGAGAGACTGAGCAGAAACAAAATCTAG CACCTCCGAAAAGAGAGCTTGTACTTGAGAAAAATCCAAAGTGGGAAGCATTAACAGAAGTGCTACAGGAGATTGAGACAGAAAACAGCAAATCTGAGCATGAACCAG GCCGAGTGTTGATATGTGCCAGTGATGACAGAACCTGTGCTCAGCTGAAGGAATACATCCAAAAAGGGCCAGAACACCTACTGAACCGCCTTTATTCACGCACTATTGGAAAAGAAAATCCTCAGCCTGATTTACTGAAGCTTGACAAAGGCTGGCAAAAGAAAGACTCTGCTAAGAGCAAAGGAAAAAACGGCCGTCAGAAAAGATCCAAAGCCAATTCAAAGAAACCGGCAAAAGTGGAGAAACTGTCAAGAGACTCTCAGGACGATGGCGCTGATAAGGACCTGAATGAGAACAGTGAAGATGAAGGAGGGCTGATTGAAGAGgcggaggaggaagaagaagagattGTTCTGAATCTTTCTTCTGATGATTATTATGGTATTCTGAAAGAGCCGCTGACTGTCATTCACCCACTAAAGGGATGCAGTGACCCCTACAGTCTGACCCGCGTGCTGCATGAGGTTGACCCCATGTTTGTCGTCTTGTACGATGCTGAACTCAGTTTTGTGCGGCAGCTGGAGATTTATAAGGCATGCAGGCCTGGAAAACCACTCCG TGTGTATTTTCTCATATATGGAGGCTCAACAGAAGAACAGAGGTATCTTACAGCATTAAACAAAGAAAAGCAAGCGTTTGAGCACCTGATAAG AGAAAAGGCCAGCATGGTTGTGCCAGAAGAAAGAGAAGGTAGAGAAGACACCAACCTAGATCTTGTCCGCAGTCAGGAACCTGCTAGTGCTGCCACCAACACCCGCAAAGCAG GAGGACTTGAAGAGGTTAAAGAGTCTCATCGGATCATCGTTGACATGAGAGAGTTTCGCAGTGAACTTCCTTCGCTTCTGCATCGACGTGGTCTGGACATAGAGCCCGTCACCTTAGAGGTCGGCGACTACATACTAACGTCTGACATCTGCGTGGAGCGCAAAAGCGTCAGCGACCTCATTGGCTCCCTACAGAGTGGACGTCTTTACACACAATGCCTCTCCATGACTCGGTTCTACCGCCGTCCCGTGTTGCTCATCGAGTTTGACCCCACTAAGCCGTTCTCCCTGGTGGCCCGCAGTGACTTTCGGCAGGAGATCTCAGCCAATGATGTCACCTCCAAACTGACCCTCCTCACCCTCCATTTCCCCCGCCTGAGGCTCCTCTGGTGCCCTTCGCCATATGTGACAGCAGAGCTGTTTCAGGAGCTCAAGCATGGCCGTCCGGAACCGGACGCCAGCGCGGCTCAAGCCATTACAGCAGAATCAGAGACTGTGACTGAATCTGCAGATCTGTACAATCCTGGACCTTACGACTTCCTGCTTCGTATGCCTGGGGTCAGTGTGAAGAACTTCAAGAGTCTGATAAAACATGTTTCCTGTCTGGCTGATCTTGTGACATTTAGCCAGGAGACGCTCAGTGAGATTTTGGCCAGCAGCAGCAATGCCAGGATGCTTTATGAATTCATACACAATCCCATGGATGTGCGGCCCATTCAGAAGAATAAGTAG